The Terriglobus tenax genome contains a region encoding:
- the pheS gene encoding phenylalanine--tRNA ligase subunit alpha produces MSELIPQLNDYSEAALEQAFTGLLDEVRQGAASLASPEAVENFRLEWLGRKQGRLKLVSDAWLKTAPVEAKKALGMRFNQLKQEIESALESGSVAGGGKQAAALDISLPGTSPRVGVEHPLVKTMQQVVGVFKAMGYSVGTGPEVETDFYNFESLNFPPNHPARDTQDTLVLANQDGKPLRERLLMRTHTSPVQIRTMEKQPPPLRIVIPGKVHRNDESDATHSPVFHQVEGLCVDTNITFSDLKGTLDHAMKSLFGSDVKTRFFPSFFPFTEPSADVQISCPFCGQKGCRKCKYSGWIELLGCGMVDPAVFGFVDYDPKKLSGFAFGMGVERIAMMLYGVGDIGQFYSGDMRFLEQFA; encoded by the coding sequence ATGAGTGAACTGATTCCGCAACTGAACGATTACAGCGAAGCCGCACTGGAGCAGGCCTTTACCGGCCTGCTGGACGAGGTGCGCCAAGGCGCTGCCTCTCTTGCCTCACCCGAGGCCGTCGAGAACTTCCGCCTGGAGTGGCTGGGCCGCAAGCAGGGCCGGCTGAAGCTGGTGAGCGACGCATGGCTGAAGACCGCGCCTGTTGAGGCCAAAAAGGCCCTGGGCATGCGCTTCAACCAACTGAAGCAGGAGATTGAGTCCGCGCTCGAAAGTGGCTCGGTCGCCGGTGGCGGCAAGCAGGCCGCTGCGCTGGACATCTCGCTGCCCGGCACCTCGCCTCGCGTCGGCGTGGAGCACCCGCTGGTGAAGACCATGCAGCAGGTCGTCGGCGTCTTCAAGGCGATGGGCTACTCCGTCGGCACCGGCCCGGAGGTCGAGACCGACTTCTACAACTTTGAGAGCCTGAACTTCCCGCCGAACCACCCGGCTCGCGACACCCAGGACACCCTGGTGCTTGCCAACCAGGATGGCAAGCCCCTGCGCGAACGGCTGTTGATGCGTACGCACACCTCCCCGGTGCAGATCCGCACCATGGAGAAGCAGCCGCCGCCGCTGCGTATCGTCATCCCCGGCAAGGTGCATCGCAATGACGAGTCGGACGCCACCCACTCGCCGGTCTTCCACCAGGTGGAGGGTCTTTGCGTGGACACCAACATCACCTTCAGCGACCTGAAGGGCACGCTGGACCATGCCATGAAGTCGTTGTTCGGCTCTGACGTGAAGACGCGCTTCTTCCCTTCGTTCTTCCCCTTCACGGAGCCCAGCGCCGACGTGCAGATCAGCTGCCCGTTCTGCGGCCAGAAGGGCTGCCGCAAGTGCAAGTACTCCGGCTGGATTGAGCTGCTGGGCTGCGGCATGGTCGATCCTGCCGTCTTCGGCTTCGTCGACTACGACCCGAAGAAGCTCTCCGGCTTCGCGTTTGGCATGGGCGTGGAGCGTATTGCCATGATGCTCTACGGGGTAGGCGACATCGGCCAGTTCTACTCCGGCGATATGCGGTTTTTGGAGCAGTTCGCGTAA
- a CDS encoding efflux RND transporter permease subunit, whose amino-acid sequence MHISEPFIKRPVATFLLSIAVLLAGAIAYIFLPVAPLPQVEFPTISVNASIPGSDPETTASAVTTPLERQFSRIAGITQMTSVSGTGSSSIILQFDLSRDINGAARDVQAAINAARAQLPANLPQNPSFRKINPSDAPILMLALTSNTMTTAQLYDAADSILTQKIAQVEGVGQVFVGGSAKPAVRIEANPRQLTAYGIGLEALRTAISQINVLQPTGYLQDDEHKWSVSTSDQLYGAAAYAPLIIATDRGNVSSAVASTGLPASVASAVSTATTTNTMTSTASGPANNANRTAVAASNQSTSAASNAHGTVRIRDVATVYDGVENIQTGGFIDGKAAILIQVFKSPGANVIETVDRVLATLPTLRATISPAINLQVALDRTGTIRASVKDITNTLVLTIGLVVLVVFFFLREVRSTLIPSVSVPLSLMGTFGVMYLLGYSLDNLSLMALTISTGFVVDDAIVVIENISRHLEDGMQPFEAAMVGSEEIGFTVLSMSISLIAVFIPILMMGGIVGRLFREFAVTLSVAILVSLVVSLTTTPMLAAKFLKPHNEQKHGRFYMWGEKFFNWLLKEYDRGLRWVIRHWVLTFLITVGTFILNIYLFTLVPKGFFPQQDTGRIGGQIRGQQDTSFEAMRQKMVVLSNIVQRDPAVEHVMSFVGGGGPGGGATNTANLFMALKPWDERQKNGDTADAIINRLRPRLQGVPGAQLFLQAQQELNIGGRQSAAQYQYTVTADTVADLREWGPKLQTAMSRLPELRDINTDQQDNGLRYQLVIDRDTASRLGVTPLTIDSTLSDAFGQRQVSTTYRTLNQYHVVMEVAPEFQTDVDSLGHIFVKSSNGGQIPLSAFSHFEMTRVPLQVNHQSQRPASTISFNLGPGVSLSDATAAIERAKNQIGLPGTVVGGFQGSAQAFQASLSSEPYLILLAMITVYIVLGMLYESFIHPLTILSTLPSAGVGALLALLITNMDLSVIAMIGMVLLIGIVKKNAIMMIDFAIVAEREHGKDSEGAIYEACLLRFRPIMMTTMAALLGGVPLALGSGAGSELRKPLGVTIVGGLLVSQCLTLFTTPAVYLFFDKVQKRLAKFFPKKAVAHGHEPHPAPGD is encoded by the coding sequence ATGCATATCTCAGAACCATTCATTAAGCGGCCGGTGGCCACCTTCCTGCTCTCGATTGCAGTTCTGCTGGCAGGTGCGATTGCGTATATCTTCCTGCCGGTTGCTCCGCTGCCGCAGGTAGAGTTCCCCACGATCTCGGTCAACGCGAGCATTCCGGGTTCTGATCCGGAGACGACGGCATCGGCTGTGACGACTCCGCTGGAGCGGCAGTTTTCGCGCATTGCCGGCATCACGCAGATGACCTCGGTCTCCGGTACGGGCAGCTCCAGCATCATTCTTCAGTTTGACCTGTCGCGCGATATCAATGGAGCGGCTCGCGATGTACAGGCGGCTATCAATGCTGCGCGCGCGCAGCTGCCGGCCAACCTGCCGCAGAATCCCAGCTTCCGCAAGATCAATCCTTCGGATGCGCCGATCCTGATGCTGGCGCTGACCTCAAACACCATGACCACGGCGCAGCTTTATGATGCTGCAGACTCGATCCTGACCCAGAAGATTGCGCAGGTGGAAGGTGTTGGTCAGGTGTTCGTCGGTGGCTCGGCCAAGCCTGCCGTTCGGATTGAAGCCAATCCCAGGCAGCTCACGGCCTATGGCATCGGCCTGGAAGCTCTGCGCACGGCGATCAGCCAGATCAACGTGCTGCAACCAACCGGATATCTGCAGGACGACGAGCACAAGTGGTCGGTATCGACCTCTGATCAGCTCTATGGCGCTGCCGCGTATGCTCCGCTGATCATTGCAACGGACCGTGGCAATGTATCCAGCGCCGTGGCTTCCACGGGACTGCCCGCTTCGGTAGCTTCCGCCGTCAGCACGGCAACCACGACCAATACGATGACAAGCACTGCCAGCGGCCCCGCGAACAATGCGAACCGTACAGCTGTCGCTGCATCGAACCAGTCCACCAGCGCCGCGTCCAACGCGCACGGAACGGTTCGTATCCGCGACGTCGCCACGGTGTATGACGGAGTGGAGAACATTCAGACCGGCGGCTTTATCGATGGCAAGGCAGCCATCCTGATCCAGGTCTTCAAGTCGCCCGGCGCGAATGTGATTGAGACCGTGGACCGTGTGCTGGCCACGTTGCCCACGCTGCGCGCCACCATCTCGCCGGCGATCAACCTGCAGGTCGCACTGGACCGTACGGGAACGATTCGCGCCTCGGTGAAGGACATTACGAACACGCTGGTGCTGACCATCGGACTGGTCGTCCTGGTGGTCTTCTTCTTCCTGCGTGAGGTGCGTTCCACGCTGATCCCATCCGTGTCCGTCCCGCTGTCGCTGATGGGAACCTTTGGCGTGATGTACCTGCTGGGGTATTCGCTGGATAACCTGTCGCTGATGGCACTGACCATCTCGACCGGTTTTGTGGTGGACGATGCCATCGTTGTCATTGAGAACATCTCGCGCCACCTGGAAGACGGGATGCAGCCGTTTGAGGCGGCGATGGTGGGGTCGGAAGAGATTGGCTTCACGGTGCTCTCGATGAGCATCTCGCTGATCGCCGTCTTTATCCCCATCCTGATGATGGGCGGCATTGTGGGCCGCCTGTTCCGCGAGTTCGCGGTGACGCTGTCGGTGGCCATTCTGGTGTCTCTGGTGGTGTCGTTGACGACGACCCCGATGCTTGCGGCAAAGTTCCTGAAGCCGCACAACGAACAGAAGCATGGCCGCTTCTACATGTGGGGCGAGAAGTTCTTCAACTGGCTGCTGAAGGAGTACGACCGCGGTTTGCGCTGGGTGATCAGGCACTGGGTGCTGACCTTCCTGATCACGGTAGGAACGTTCATCCTGAATATCTATCTGTTCACGCTGGTGCCGAAGGGCTTCTTCCCGCAGCAGGACACGGGGCGCATCGGCGGCCAGATCCGCGGGCAGCAGGATACTTCGTTTGAGGCCATGCGGCAGAAGATGGTCGTTCTGTCGAACATTGTGCAGCGTGATCCGGCGGTCGAGCATGTGATGTCGTTTGTTGGCGGCGGTGGCCCCGGCGGTGGCGCTACCAATACCGCGAACCTGTTCATGGCGCTGAAACCATGGGACGAGCGCCAGAAGAACGGCGATACGGCAGACGCCATCATCAACCGTCTTCGCCCACGTCTGCAGGGAGTACCGGGAGCGCAGCTCTTCCTGCAGGCTCAGCAGGAGTTGAATATCGGTGGCCGGCAGTCCGCGGCGCAATACCAGTACACGGTGACGGCTGATACCGTTGCGGACCTGAGAGAGTGGGGACCGAAGCTGCAGACGGCCATGTCGCGTCTGCCGGAGCTGCGCGACATTAATACCGACCAGCAGGACAACGGTCTGCGCTATCAGCTGGTTATTGATCGCGATACGGCATCCCGTTTGGGTGTAACGCCGCTGACCATTGACTCCACCTTGTCGGATGCCTTCGGACAGCGCCAGGTTTCGACCACCTATCGCACGCTGAACCAGTACCACGTGGTGATGGAGGTTGCGCCTGAGTTCCAGACGGACGTGGATTCGCTGGGGCACATCTTTGTGAAGAGCTCCAATGGCGGACAGATTCCGCTGTCGGCCTTCTCGCACTTTGAGATGACGCGTGTGCCACTGCAGGTGAATCACCAGTCACAGCGGCCTGCCTCCACGATCTCGTTCAACCTTGGACCGGGGGTTTCTCTCTCGGATGCGACCGCCGCGATTGAGCGCGCGAAGAACCAGATCGGTCTGCCGGGTACGGTTGTGGGCGGCTTCCAGGGATCGGCGCAGGCCTTCCAGGCATCGCTTTCGTCAGAGCCGTATCTCATCCTGCTGGCCATGATCACGGTCTACATCGTGCTGGGTATGCTGTATGAGAGTTTCATTCATCCGCTGACGATTCTCTCCACGCTGCCCTCGGCCGGTGTCGGCGCGCTGCTGGCGCTGTTGATTACGAACATGGACCTTTCGGTCATTGCGATGATCGGCATGGTGCTGCTGATCGGCATCGTGAAGAAGAACGCCATCATGATGATCGACTTTGCCATTGTTGCCGAGCGTGAGCATGGCAAGGATTCAGAAGGCGCGATCTATGAGGCATGTCTTCTGCGCTTCCGTCCCATCATGATGACGACGATGGCCGCGCTGCTGGGCGGTGTGCCGCTGGCCCTTGGCTCGGGTGCGGGCTCTGAGCTGCGCAAGCCGCTGGGTGTCACGATTGTTGGCGGCCTGCTGGTATCGCAGTGCCTTACGCTGTTCACGACTCCGGCCGTGTACCTGTTCTTTGACAAGGTGCAGAAGCGACTGGCGAAGTTTTTCCCGAAGAAGGCTGTTGCCCATGGGCATGAACCGCATCCTGCTCCGGGAGACTGA
- a CDS encoding efflux RND transporter periplasmic adaptor subunit produces MTTVQKPEHESTQALPSPAHHDALPSPEEPKKGGALRKIIIFLVIAGFVSFCVWKIVDNRKNAAAQGAGPGGAGGRGAGGFGGPVAVAAAAVQQRTMPIYYTALGTVTAYNTVTIRSRVDGQLLRVNVTEGQQVKQGQLLLQIDPAPYEAALAVAEGNLARDQATAINARQQGTRYDQLYAAGVVSREQAQTQDAAAGQADGTVKADQAQIQTAKVNLSYTRIVSPINGVVGLRQVDPGNIVSAASTTGLLVITQMHPIAVIFTLPEDQLPEVLKRTRAGQKLKVEAYDRSNTNLLATGSLLTADNQIDTTTGTAKLKAVFDNNDNTLFPNQFVNVRLVLENRPNAIVVTTAAVQNGTQGPFVYVVKEGNPPAGAEGEGGGGARGTGAAQPAGQGAAAGQAAGAGRRGGQGGGAGVQQGPPRYVEMRPIKIEMTEGTLDIISDGLKPGEMVVTDGAERLRNNSRVTMRQANPVTGTAILGNGQGGGRRGQGATPGSPTAPDTTMGEPPKSRSGEESGRGQRPQGGR; encoded by the coding sequence ATGACGACCGTACAGAAGCCCGAACACGAATCCACCCAGGCCCTGCCTTCGCCTGCTCACCACGACGCGCTGCCTTCTCCTGAGGAGCCGAAGAAGGGCGGCGCTCTTCGCAAGATCATCATCTTCCTGGTGATTGCAGGGTTTGTGAGCTTCTGCGTCTGGAAGATTGTGGATAACCGGAAGAATGCGGCCGCGCAGGGCGCGGGTCCGGGTGGCGCGGGCGGACGTGGCGCGGGCGGATTTGGCGGACCCGTGGCTGTGGCTGCCGCCGCTGTTCAGCAGCGCACCATGCCGATCTATTACACGGCGCTTGGAACGGTGACCGCTTACAACACGGTGACGATCCGTTCCCGCGTGGACGGCCAGCTGCTGCGCGTCAATGTAACGGAAGGACAGCAGGTAAAGCAGGGACAACTGCTGCTGCAGATTGATCCGGCTCCGTACGAGGCCGCGCTTGCCGTGGCAGAGGGCAACCTGGCCCGTGACCAGGCGACTGCGATCAATGCCCGTCAGCAGGGCACCCGGTATGACCAGCTGTATGCCGCCGGTGTTGTAAGCCGCGAGCAGGCACAGACGCAGGATGCGGCGGCAGGTCAGGCTGACGGCACGGTGAAGGCCGACCAGGCCCAGATCCAGACCGCGAAGGTGAACCTGAGCTATACCCGTATTGTTTCGCCGATCAATGGCGTGGTGGGTCTGCGCCAGGTGGACCCAGGCAATATTGTTTCCGCAGCGTCGACGACCGGCCTGCTGGTGATCACGCAGATGCATCCGATCGCGGTGATCTTCACCCTTCCTGAAGACCAGCTGCCCGAGGTGCTGAAGCGCACGCGTGCCGGTCAGAAGCTGAAGGTGGAGGCGTACGACCGCTCCAACACGAACCTGCTGGCGACCGGATCGCTGCTGACCGCCGACAACCAGATTGATACGACGACCGGCACGGCCAAGCTGAAGGCCGTTTTTGACAACAATGACAACACCTTGTTCCCGAACCAGTTTGTGAATGTCCGCCTGGTGCTGGAAAACCGTCCTAACGCGATTGTGGTGACCACCGCCGCGGTGCAGAACGGAACCCAGGGACCGTTTGTGTATGTCGTGAAGGAAGGCAATCCTCCGGCCGGCGCCGAAGGCGAGGGTGGCGGCGGTGCGCGCGGCACGGGTGCCGCACAGCCTGCCGGGCAGGGTGCTGCCGCGGGTCAAGCTGCTGGTGCAGGCCGCCGTGGAGGACAGGGCGGTGGCGCGGGTGTACAGCAGGGGCCGCCGCGTTATGTGGAAATGCGCCCGATCAAGATTGAAATGACCGAGGGCACGCTGGACATTATCTCTGACGGTCTGAAGCCGGGCGAGATGGTGGTTACCGACGGCGCCGAGCGTCTGCGGAATAACTCGCGTGTGACCATGCGTCAGGCCAACCCGGTGACGGGTACCGCGATTCTGGGCAACGGGCAGGGTGGTGGCCGACGTGGCCAGGGAGCAACTCCTGGATCGCCGACCGCTCCCGATACCACGATGGGTGAGCCTCCGAAGTCTCGTTCGGGTGAAGAGAGCGGACGCGGTCAGCGTCCGCAAGGGGGGCGGTAG
- a CDS encoding UbiA family prenyltransferase, translating to MILPVELQTLDASDQRVDVPLCVDLDGTLVKSDTLHDALMVMMRQSPVSILKAFGWLRQGKAAFKRHVTSVVMLDAAHLPYNHALLQFLREEKARGRKIYLATAAEKALADRVADHLGIFDGVLASEGKINLAGKNKLAAFEQMFPGGFCYIGNALPDAKLLAVCQTPMVANPHGKLKVAMKRAGTVPTRVFEDKKPPIKAFFKAIRIHQWAKNVLIFLPLLLAHQIRWNTLAGAAVAFLSFGLCASATYIINDLLDLEVDRRHPRKRFRPFAAADLSVGAGLAIVATFFALSVLLGLALPYIFTAVPGHSSLPSPHKFLLWLGIYTIMTLSYSFRLKKMVLVDAIVLSMLYTLRIIVGSVATGVPVTTWLAAFSIFFFLSLAFAKRFAELENLRAREKETAAGRGYRVGDLEQLRTFGAASGYAAVVVLALYLNSLAAQNLYPHITRLWLLIPIIILWVSRLWMVASRGELDEDPVVYALEDKNSLVIGLVMLLVIASAIIRF from the coding sequence GTGATCTTGCCAGTCGAACTGCAAACACTTGACGCTTCAGACCAGAGAGTGGACGTACCACTCTGCGTCGACCTCGATGGAACCCTGGTTAAAAGCGATACCTTGCACGACGCTTTGATGGTCATGATGCGCCAGTCCCCGGTCAGCATTCTGAAAGCTTTCGGATGGTTGCGCCAGGGCAAGGCCGCCTTTAAGCGCCACGTCACCTCCGTGGTAATGCTGGATGCCGCGCACCTGCCCTACAACCATGCCCTTCTACAGTTCCTGCGCGAGGAGAAGGCCCGCGGCCGCAAAATCTACCTGGCCACCGCCGCCGAGAAGGCCCTGGCCGACCGCGTGGCCGACCACTTGGGCATCTTTGACGGGGTTCTGGCCAGCGAAGGAAAGATCAATCTGGCAGGGAAAAATAAACTGGCCGCTTTCGAACAGATGTTCCCTGGCGGGTTTTGCTATATCGGCAACGCCCTGCCGGATGCAAAGCTGCTGGCCGTCTGCCAGACTCCGATGGTCGCCAATCCCCATGGCAAGCTGAAGGTCGCCATGAAGCGCGCGGGAACTGTTCCGACGCGTGTTTTTGAGGACAAAAAGCCCCCCATAAAGGCCTTTTTTAAGGCCATCCGCATCCATCAATGGGCCAAAAACGTCCTCATTTTCCTTCCCCTGCTGCTGGCCCACCAGATCCGCTGGAACACCCTCGCCGGTGCAGCCGTCGCCTTCCTGAGCTTTGGCCTGTGCGCCTCCGCGACCTACATCATTAACGATCTGCTGGACCTGGAAGTCGACCGCCGGCACCCCCGCAAGCGCTTCCGCCCCTTTGCAGCAGCCGATCTGAGCGTTGGCGCCGGCCTGGCCATCGTTGCCACCTTCTTTGCCCTCTCCGTGCTCCTGGGCCTCGCGCTGCCCTACATCTTCACCGCCGTCCCCGGCCACTCCTCGCTTCCCAGCCCGCATAAGTTCCTGCTCTGGCTGGGGATTTACACCATCATGACCCTGAGCTACAGCTTCCGGCTCAAGAAGATGGTCCTGGTCGACGCGATTGTGCTCTCCATGCTCTATACCCTGCGCATCATCGTGGGGTCGGTCGCAACGGGCGTCCCGGTCACCACATGGCTGGCCGCCTTCAGCATCTTCTTCTTCCTGTCGCTGGCCTTCGCCAAGCGCTTTGCGGAACTGGAGAACCTGCGCGCCCGCGAAAAAGAGACCGCGGCAGGACGCGGCTACCGCGTTGGCGACCTGGAACAGCTGCGGACCTTTGGAGCGGCCAGCGGCTATGCTGCCGTGGTGGTCCTGGCGCTTTATCTGAACTCGCTGGCTGCGCAGAACCTGTACCCCCACATTACCCGGCTCTGGCTGCTGATCCCGATCATCATCCTGTGGGTGAGCCGGCTGTGGATGGTGGCCTCCCGCGGCGAACTGGACGAGGATCCGGTGGTCTACGCCCTGGAAGACAAAAACAGCCTGGTGATCGGCCTGGTGATGCTGCTGGTCATCGCTTCAGCCATCATTCGTTTCTAA
- a CDS encoding multidrug efflux RND transporter permease subunit — MSPSRPFILRPVATSLLMVAILLAGAVAYLQLPVSALPQVDYPTIQVLTFYPGASPDVMTQSVTGPLERQFGQIPGLTQMTSISSGGGSVITLQFNLNESIDIAQQDVQAAINAANSYLPKDLPNPPIYSKVNPADAPILTLALSSTSLPLSKVEDLADTVMAQKISQLSGVGLVSINGGQKPAVRIQANPTALASYGMSLEDIRTSLASANVDQAKGGISGARQAFTIGANDQLLSAIDYNNVIVAYRNGSPIRLSDVANAVDSAENLYQAAWWNEDPAVIVNIQRQPGANIISVVDSVKALLPRLRETLPNTVRIEVLTDRTNTIRASVKDVQFELLLTIGLVVLVIFLFLRSWRATLIPSVAVPLSIVGTFGVMYLLGYSLNNLSLMALTISTGFVVDDAIVMVENIDRYLEMGDSPLDAALKGSEQIGFTILSLTISLIAVLIPLLFMGDIVGRLFREFAVTLAVTILVSAVISLTLTPMMAAKLLKHVPESEKGLFYKKSEDFFNYVIAKYAVGVRWVLRNQVLTLLVTLGTFVATVMLYIYVPKGFFPVQDTGVILGITQGPEDTSFNAMAARQKALASVVLKNPNVENLSSFIGIDGTNMTVNSGRIQITLKDREERTKTASEIIQELEPELAKVEGIKIYLQPSQDLTVEDRVTALQYQLSVEDADSAELQTWVGRIMDRMRTLPEVTAVTSDQQTNGLGAHLVIDRDTASRLGITPQNIDDTLDDAFGQRQISTIYTQINQYHVVLEVSPRFQRNPSSLDHIFVKSSNGTQVPLSTFTHFEQIRTPLSINHQSQFPSATISFNVAQGKSIGDAVDSIEKSMKEMNIPLSVNTEFQGTARSFKASLSNEPILILAALVVVYIVLGVLYESYIHPITILSTLPSAGVGAILALIIVKDSLNVIALIGIILLIGIVKKNAIMMIDFALEAEREHGKSPEESIYQACLLRFRPIMMTTMAALLGGVPLALGSGTGSELRRPLGITIIGGLIVSQVLTLYTTPVVYLFFDRIGRRYFKTDEADRKMREHEHAVSAD, encoded by the coding sequence ATGAGCCCGTCAAGGCCGTTTATCCTCCGGCCGGTGGCCACCTCGCTGTTGATGGTGGCCATTCTTCTTGCCGGAGCGGTTGCCTACCTGCAGTTGCCGGTCTCGGCGCTGCCGCAGGTTGACTATCCCACCATCCAGGTACTGACCTTCTACCCGGGTGCGAGCCCGGATGTGATGACGCAGTCTGTGACCGGACCTCTGGAACGCCAGTTCGGCCAGATTCCCGGTCTTACGCAGATGACCTCCATCTCTTCCGGTGGCGGGTCGGTCATTACGCTGCAGTTCAACCTGAACGAGTCCATCGATATTGCGCAGCAGGATGTGCAGGCCGCGATCAACGCCGCCAACTCCTACCTGCCGAAAGATCTGCCGAACCCGCCGATCTACTCCAAGGTGAACCCGGCGGACGCTCCGATTCTGACGCTGGCGCTGAGTTCCACGTCGTTGCCGCTGTCAAAGGTCGAAGACCTTGCCGACACGGTGATGGCGCAGAAGATCTCGCAGCTTTCCGGAGTAGGCCTGGTCAGCATCAACGGTGGCCAGAAGCCGGCTGTCCGCATCCAGGCCAACCCGACGGCGCTGGCCAGCTATGGCATGTCGCTTGAGGACATCCGCACCTCCCTGGCGTCGGCCAACGTCGACCAGGCCAAGGGTGGTATCTCCGGCGCGCGCCAGGCGTTTACCATCGGCGCCAACGATCAGTTGCTGAGCGCGATTGACTACAACAACGTCATTGTCGCCTACCGTAACGGTTCGCCGATCCGCCTGTCGGATGTCGCCAACGCGGTGGACTCGGCTGAGAACCTGTACCAGGCTGCATGGTGGAACGAGGACCCTGCGGTCATCGTTAACATTCAGCGTCAGCCGGGCGCCAACATCATTTCGGTGGTGGATTCAGTGAAGGCGTTGCTGCCGCGCCTGCGTGAGACGCTGCCGAACACGGTCCGCATTGAGGTGCTGACCGACCGTACCAATACCATCCGCGCTTCGGTGAAGGACGTTCAGTTCGAACTGCTCCTGACCATCGGCCTGGTGGTGCTGGTCATCTTCCTGTTCCTGCGCTCGTGGCGCGCGACCCTTATTCCTTCAGTGGCTGTGCCGCTGTCGATTGTCGGCACCTTTGGCGTGATGTACCTGTTGGGCTACTCGCTCAACAACCTGTCGCTGATGGCGCTGACCATCTCCACCGGTTTCGTGGTGGACGATGCCATCGTCATGGTCGAGAACATTGACCGTTACCTGGAAATGGGCGACTCGCCGCTGGATGCCGCGCTGAAGGGCTCCGAGCAGATCGGCTTTACGATTCTGTCGTTGACGATCTCGCTGATCGCCGTGCTGATTCCGCTGCTGTTCATGGGCGATATCGTCGGCCGCCTGTTCCGCGAGTTCGCGGTAACGCTGGCTGTCACAATTCTTGTTTCGGCGGTGATCTCGCTAACGCTGACGCCGATGATGGCCGCCAAGCTGCTGAAGCATGTGCCGGAGTCGGAAAAGGGTCTCTTCTACAAGAAGAGTGAAGACTTCTTCAACTACGTGATCGCGAAATACGCCGTGGGAGTGCGCTGGGTGCTGCGCAACCAGGTGCTGACGCTGCTGGTGACGCTGGGCACCTTTGTGGCCACGGTGATGCTGTACATCTATGTGCCGAAGGGCTTCTTTCCCGTGCAGGACACGGGTGTGATCCTGGGCATTACGCAGGGGCCTGAGGATACGAGCTTCAACGCGATGGCCGCGCGGCAGAAGGCGCTGGCTTCTGTCGTGCTGAAGAATCCGAATGTTGAGAACCTGTCGTCGTTCATTGGCATTGACGGCACCAACATGACGGTGAACTCCGGCCGTATTCAGATCACGCTGAAGGATCGCGAGGAACGCACGAAGACCGCCAGCGAAATCATCCAGGAACTGGAACCGGAGCTGGCCAAGGTTGAGGGAATCAAGATCTACCTTCAGCCTTCGCAGGACCTAACCGTGGAAGATCGTGTGACGGCGCTGCAGTATCAGCTCTCCGTGGAAGATGCGGATTCGGCAGAACTGCAGACGTGGGTGGGCAGGATCATGGACCGGATGCGGACGCTGCCGGAGGTGACGGCGGTGACCAGCGACCAGCAGACCAATGGTCTGGGAGCGCACCTGGTGATCGATCGTGATACTGCATCGCGTCTGGGCATTACACCGCAGAACATTGATGACACGCTGGACGATGCCTTTGGGCAGCGCCAGATCTCGACGATCTACACGCAGATCAACCAGTACCACGTGGTGCTGGAAGTATCGCCAAGGTTCCAACGGAATCCTTCTTCGCTGGACCATATTTTTGTGAAGAGTTCGAACGGGACCCAGGTGCCGCTGTCGACCTTCACGCACTTTGAGCAGATACGGACGCCGCTGTCGATCAACCATCAGAGCCAGTTCCCGTCGGCAACCATCTCTTTCAACGTCGCTCAAGGCAAGAGCATTGGCGACGCGGTGGACTCGATTGAAAAGTCGATGAAGGAGATGAACATCCCGCTCAGCGTCAACACGGAGTTCCAGGGAACGGCGCGCAGCTTCAAGGCGTCGCTGTCCAATGAGCCGATCCTGATTCTGGCCGCGCTGGTCGTCGTGTACATCGTGCTGGGTGTTCTGTACGAGAGCTACATTCACCCCATCACGATTCTCTCCACGCTGCCTTCGGCCGGTGTGGGCGCCATTTTGGCGCTGATTATCGTGAAGGATTCGCTGAACGTGATTGCGTTGATCGGCATTATCCTGCTGATCGGTATTGTGAAGAAGAACGCGATCATGATGATCGACTTTGCCCTGGAGGCCGAGCGGGAGCACGGCAAGAGTCCGGAGGAGTCAATCTATCAGGCGTGCCTGCTGCGCTTCCGTCCCATCATGATGACGACGATGGCCGCGCTGCTGGGCGGTGTACCGCTGGCCCTGGGCAGCGGCACGGGTTCGGAGCTGCGCCGTCCGCTGGGTATCACGATTATCGGCGGCCTGATCGTTTCGCAGGTACTCACGCTTTACACCACGCCGGTGGTTTATCTCTTCTTTGATCGTATTGGCCGCAGGTACTTCAAGACGGACGAAGCTGACCGCAAGATGCGTGAGCACGAACACGCGGTATCGGCGGACTAA